GTTCATGGCAAACGGCGTGACCTGCCCAAAACTCTCGCTGTAAACCGGCGCTACAAAAATGGCCATGCGCCGGTATAGCTCGGCCAGCTTTTCGTAAGCCACGTAGCCGGTAAAGGTAAACTGGCTTTGCAGGCCTGCTTCGGCCACCTTCTGCTGGTACAACTCCAGGTACAAACCACCGCCCACGATCAAAACCTTGGTGGCAGGGCGTTTTTGCACCGCCCGTATAAAGGGTTCGATTGCGCGCTCGTTGATTTTATCGTGGTCGAGCCGATACACCATTCCAATGGTATCCGGATCGGGCTGGGTTCCGGCACGCTGGAAGAAGGAAAAGTTAGAACCCGGATAGATTACCTGGTTTGGCATTTCCCTAATGCCGTAAGTATCCTGCGCGTACTCGCTTACATACACATACCGGCTAATGGCCGGATGGAAGTAAGGCATGTATGGAATGTTGCAGTTTTCGATAATTGGGCACCCATACTCCACAGCTCCCTGGAATACCACATGATACCACTTCCAGAACGAATACGGCCAGCGACCATAATAATGCACATGCACCAGATCCGGCCCGACACGCTGTAGCAGCTCAGTAAACGCTTCCGCAGTATGAATACCCGAGCAATCGTGCACCGTAACGCCTACGTACCCTTGCTCGGCATGCACTTTTAATAAGGCTACCTCGTGCGTGTACACATTGCTTAGCCCCTCAATAATATCGACAACGAGTTGCTGCGACCCCCCAGTTACGAAATAAGGAATGACGTGCAGGATCTTGGGACAATGGGTCCTAGATACGGGTGGTTTAAGCTGGATGTTGTAAGGCTTAAAATCGGGATTTTGAGCAAAGAAGTCAGACGAAGATTTTGTCATCTGCTCTGCAGGAGTATTGCTGGTTACCTTAGCAATTTTTTGCTGAATACCAGATACCACAGAGCGAAAAAAGGCTCTACCAAGCTTTCTGGCGCCAAGTAACTCCTCCATCTGCTGTTGCAGTTGGTTGAGATGTAAACGCGTCTGCTCTATATCATCAACGTTCCACTTGCGGTGAGGCATTATTAATCAGTTGGAGTTTCGGAAAGTTTCGATGCGATGTTTGAAATATATAGTTAACATAAATGTGCAGAAAATAAATAGGCTATCATTTTTTTCCACGCAATTCATGTTTATGTAATATTAGCTAACTCACATAATATATAAAATATCTGCTTACCTGCCTTTTCAACTCCATGTTCCTCTGTAACCTTCTGCCGAGCATTACGGCCTAACTGCTTACATCTTTCAGGATCAGCCAGCAATGAGATTATGGCCTCTCCCATCAAATCAAAGCGCAGGTAAGGCACTACCACACCATTTTGATTCTCTACAAACTCTGGCATTCCGCCTGATTGATCAAAACACAATACTGGTTTGCCTAACGTAGCTGCTTCTAAACAAACGAGCGGATAAGGATCTTCGCGAGAGGTCAAAAGAAAAAGATCGGCCGCCCTAATATAGTCTAAAGCATTACTACGCTTCCCAATAAATTGAACATGCCCTTCGAGCTTAAATCTAGCAATATCATATTGTAGTTTTTTCCACTCAATAGATTCAAGATCACCCCCCACCCAGACAAAGTAGGGCATAGCGTGCTCGTGATTGATTTTGATGTAATTAGCAATTTGAACAAAGACATCAGGCGATTTTCGCCACTCGTAAGTACCAGATCCTATTACAATACTACTGTCTCTAGGTATTGAAAGCGAATCTAAGACATCATCAACAACCTGCACAATAGGTTGCTCTTCTTCCTTTGGAACGAATTCGTATACTTTTTTAATTCTGCCTTGAGGCAATTTAAACTTTTTCTCAAGATTATAAGTAACAGCATCAGATGCAGAGATTATCAAATCAATATCAGGCAAGGTTTTAGCAAATTTTTCCTCACCAAAATAATCTTCAATTGCTATTTCAAGCTCATGAACATGGCAAACAGATTTGCAATTCAATTCGCTTTTCAATCGAACAACTACTTCAGATGTAACCACCGTGTTTCCATAAATAATTTGAGGATTATTTTTTTGCAAATGGTCAATTATTCTATTCTGATGATCAATAGCATAATCTATAACAGGTGCTGATTGATGAAATTCAAGCTTTAACCTTTTAAGAACCCTCTTGATAAACGGTTCTGCTGGCACAGGAACATAAGGCCTCACCGGTGGTTCCCAAACATATGTTGAAGCTAGTTGCTCAAATTGAGGGAATAGCTCACCACCTTTCAGCAGCAAAACTGAAAAGCTGCATACACCTTGTTGTTTCAGCCATCGAAGTAAATGCAACAATACAATTGGAGCACCTGTCCTTGAAGCATCGTGGCTAATGAAAACAATATGCATTTTTTAAAAGAGGTTAAAGAACATCAAATACAAGGAATACACTATATTTTCTCAAACGTAACATAAATTGTATGCCCCTTAATTTTCTGCCTCCATTTGGATTGCAGAAACTTATGTATAACCGGTATAGTAATTCTATTAAATAGCAATTTACCATACCATTTATTAACCCTAAAATAATTTTTATTAGCGTTAAACCAGGATTCAGTATGCCAATGATTTAATGGCTCATACTTAGCCGATATTAATTTAACAGGGAATATCGACTCCAATTTTTTGAATACGGAGTAAGACCACCTAGTTTGATGATGTGGCGGCATATCTAATACATTATTATCATATTTATAAAAACTATCTGCATTCGGAACGCAAATGACCAAGCGACCCTTAGGCGCTAATGAATCTATCATCATTTTGATAAACTCATATGGCTCGGCTATATGCTCGAGCACTTGGAACGCCAATACATAATCAGGTCTATTGTTCAATTTTACTATAGCATCTTCAACACTACCCAAATATATTGGTAAACCTGCTTTTTGCGCTTTAAATACTGCGTCTGAATTTGTTTCCAGACCCACAATGTTAATGCCTTTTTGTATAGCTTTCTTTATAAATGCACCGGAACCACAACCTATCTCTAAACAATATTTATCTTTTTCAATCTCACTAATAGCTATATCATACTCCCATTTATCCTCAACGTAATACCATTCAAATCCATCATGGAGTGACTTGTATATATATTCAGAACCTTCAAACTTTGGATCAAAAAATAAAAGATCAGTATCATTGCATCTGTATAAGCCAAAAGAATCAATATCAACCCCACTAAACTCAGAAGATATATCTATTTGTAACTGATCACGCCACGCCTCAACAATATCTTTGACATGATAACGCTTAATAAAATCAACATTACCTTTTCCGGTAAGAGGACTAACAACTGTACTATTCATGGTAAGACCAATGTGCGATTTTGTCAACAGGACCAATTAGCAACGCATCAGGCTTAGACGCGTATATTACATTAGACAAATACTCAAATACTATTATTTCAGTTTTTACATCGTAGTCTCTTGATGCATCACCGAGCCAAACCGAAATTTTATAAGTACCTGAATGCAATTCTATATTGTTCACAACAGCCCTTAACACGCCTGATTTACTAGAGATGTTTTGGCCCTCAAAATGATGGTAACGAGCATTAGAACCTAATATAGGTGTGTCCAATGCGTTGTAAAGCACAAAGCCGGCGATGGGTGGTTGTAAGTCAAAAGGAGATTCAAATTCAACTGTCAGATCTATAGTGGCGTGATTTAAAGCCTCAGCATTCAGACTTATTGCCTTTATTGAAGGGGCATCTGCACTAATCTTAAACTGTGATTTAAGATTAATACTAACGTTTTGATAATAATTAGCTACAACTTCTGATATTTCTCCTGAGGAATGTAGCCCCCCATTTTGCATATAGACGCCTCTTGTGCATAAGCTTCGTACAGCGTCCATGTTGTGGCTAACGAAAAGCACTGTACGCCCTCCATTTACACTCACGTCCTTCATACGGCCGAGGCATTTCTTTTGAAACTCGGCATCACCTACGGCCAGCACCTCATCAACAATTAAGATTTCGGGCTCCAGAAATGCGGCCACCGCGAAAGCTAAGC
The sequence above is drawn from the Hymenobacter sp. YIM 151858-1 genome and encodes:
- a CDS encoding glycosyltransferase family 4 protein codes for the protein MPHRKWNVDDIEQTRLHLNQLQQQMEELLGARKLGRAFFRSVVSGIQQKIAKVTSNTPAEQMTKSSSDFFAQNPDFKPYNIQLKPPVSRTHCPKILHVIPYFVTGGSQQLVVDIIEGLSNVYTHEVALLKVHAEQGYVGVTVHDCSGIHTAEAFTELLQRVGPDLVHVHYYGRWPYSFWKWYHVVFQGAVEYGCPIIENCNIPYMPYFHPAISRYVYVSEYAQDTYGIREMPNQVIYPGSNFSFFQRAGTQPDPDTIGMVYRLDHDKINERAIEPFIRAVQKRPATKVLIVGGGLYLELYQQKVAEAGLQSQFTFTGYVAYEKLAELYRRMAIFVAPVYSESFGQVTPFAMNMGIPVVAYNIGALEEMLANPDVLAEGGDAEALSDIIVDLLNDPARREQIGAFNQKRAAELFTVETMVEEYRKLYETLVPKK
- a CDS encoding ABC transporter ATP-binding protein encodes the protein MSDIAIQVENLGKLYRLGEIGTGTLSQDLSRWWARVRGKEDPFALVGETNDRTVRGQSDFVWSLKDVSFEVKQGEVLGIIGRNGAGKSTLLKILSKVTAPTTGRVKIQGRIASLLEVGTGFHPELTGRENIFLNGAILGMNKSEIRKKFDEIVDFSGVERYIDTPVKRYSSGMYVRLAFAVAAFLEPEILIVDEVLAVGDAEFQKKCLGRMKDVSVNGGRTVLFVSHNMDAVRSLCTRGVYMQNGGLHSSGEISEVVANYYQNVSINLKSQFKISADAPSIKAISLNAEALNHATIDLTVEFESPFDLQPPIAGFVLYNALDTPILGSNARYHHFEGQNISSKSGVLRAVVNNIELHSGTYKISVWLGDASRDYDVKTEIIVFEYLSNVIYASKPDALLIGPVDKIAHWSYHE
- a CDS encoding class I SAM-dependent methyltransferase, with protein sequence MNSTVVSPLTGKGNVDFIKRYHVKDIVEAWRDQLQIDISSEFSGVDIDSFGLYRCNDTDLLFFDPKFEGSEYIYKSLHDGFEWYYVEDKWEYDIAISEIEKDKYCLEIGCGSGAFIKKAIQKGINIVGLETNSDAVFKAQKAGLPIYLGSVEDAIVKLNNRPDYVLAFQVLEHIAEPYEFIKMMIDSLAPKGRLVICVPNADSFYKYDNNVLDMPPHHQTRWSYSVFKKLESIFPVKLISAKYEPLNHWHTESWFNANKNYFRVNKWYGKLLFNRITIPVIHKFLQSKWRQKIKGHTIYVTFEKI
- a CDS encoding glycosyltransferase family 4 protein, with translation MHIVFISHDASRTGAPIVLLHLLRWLKQQGVCSFSVLLLKGGELFPQFEQLASTYVWEPPVRPYVPVPAEPFIKRVLKRLKLEFHQSAPVIDYAIDHQNRIIDHLQKNNPQIIYGNTVVTSEVVVRLKSELNCKSVCHVHELEIAIEDYFGEEKFAKTLPDIDLIISASDAVTYNLEKKFKLPQGRIKKVYEFVPKEEEQPIVQVVDDVLDSLSIPRDSSIVIGSGTYEWRKSPDVFVQIANYIKINHEHAMPYFVWVGGDLESIEWKKLQYDIARFKLEGHVQFIGKRSNALDYIRAADLFLLTSREDPYPLVCLEAATLGKPVLCFDQSGGMPEFVENQNGVVVPYLRFDLMGEAIISLLADPERCKQLGRNARQKVTEEHGVEKAGKQIFYILCELANIT